Genomic DNA from Candidatus Sphingomonas phytovorans:
GGAAAAACCGGCCTGGCGCACGACCGCCGGATGAAGCCAGCGGACAATCGAATCGGCGTCGGCCATGCGCTGCTCCCGGGATGCGCGAAGATTGTCGATTATCGCGCGATTTGGCGCTGCGGTGAATCAAGGTCGGTGACGTCTTTAGGGGGCCGGTTGCTTGCGCTCGATCAAACACGCCGGCGTGTTTGGGCCGTGTCGGACATTTACATACGTCGATCTCGAGGGACCTACAGTTGTTGAGCGGCATTTTCGGAAAGAAGCGTCCGGCGGAAACCCTGACTTTTGCGGCAGACGTACGACCGGACTATCGTGGCCAGGCGAAGGAAGCGATCGAAAGGGGTCGCTATCTGGTGTTCGCGCCAGTGGCGGACGGCCGAGCCGTCCTGCTGCTCGGCACCACTCCCCGCCTTGTCGCATCGGTGCTTCGGCAGGCCGACCCGTCGGGCCGTCCAGCGATGATCGTGGAATGGGTTTGCGAAGCAAGCGCCGATCACCGCGACCAGCTCGCGGTCGACAATTTCGATGGCTCCTGCCGCGAGGACGCCGTCGACGCGGCCGGGACACCAATATCATCTTAACGCGGCCGGCCAGCTTCGCTCTCGAAACTTAACGCCCGTTTCGCCCATGTCGGCTTCGCGCCAGCCCGGCGCGAGGACGAAAGCGATGCGGACCCGATTGACGGGGGCCTTGATGGTGATGGCGAGCGCGGGTGCCATGATCGCGCTGCGGCTGCTGGAAACGCGGCCGCCGGACAATCATCCGGCGACCGTCGCCGAACTGCTGTTCGCTGCCTTCATCGTCCTTGTCGGCCTCTCCGGCCTGGCGATGCTGGTCGAAGGTCCGGCGCTTTTCGGTCCGGTCGATCGGCCAAAGCGAGGGTGACCCTCGGGCAAGCGGCAATCCGCGGGCAAAGGCGAGGCCGGGCACCTGGCAGGCTCGGCCTTCCGGAAGGTGCCCCCCCCGCTGTCGCCACCTACCTTGTTGCTGGTCAACGACAATGATTTCGACGTCGACGGCATCGCGACGCGCTTCCGGCAAGTCGACCTGCCCGGCAATATCATGAAGGAGTGAAGATGCGGGGGAGAGCGCCTGTGGCGGCTCGATCCCCCGCGCTGTCGTTTCGCCGGTGCCGGTCTTTCCGGCGGCTCTTCCGCTCCTGCGCGTTTCTTTTCTCGTGTCGGGCGATACGACGGCGACTCTTCATAGCCGGATCGCGGACAAAAAAAAGGCCGGTACGAGACCGGCCGTGAAAGTTTTAGGAGAGGATGCCTGAAAGGCACAGTCGTTGTGCACTGCAACAGATTCGCTCGCAAGTGCAAATATTGCATCGCAGCATACGCAAACTGCATGTGTTACCGCTATCACGGCATGCGCGTGACCTGGATATGCGCTGCCTGCCAGCGGCGGCCGGTGCGGCGGAAGGTGTCGGCGAAACGGAAATGGCTGACAAAGGCATCCCCACCCGAAACGCCGCGCAGGGTGGTTTCCGCCCCCACCACGCCGGCATCGGGACCGAGCATGACGACGGTGCGATCGTGCAGGACGATCGGCTCGAAGCGATCGCCGGGCGCCGTCCAGCCCTCAATGAACGCCTTCTTGTCCAGCCGCTTGCCCGACCCGTCGATGAAGACGAGATCGTCCGCCACCATTCGCTCGAGCGCAGCGCCATCCTTGGCGAGCTGCGCCCGGTCGAAGGCGTCGGCAAAGGCGACCAGTCCCGCGCTGTCCCCGGCGGGCGGCGTGGCCGCCGAAAGGGGCATCGCGGCCAACAACAGGGCCAGGACCGGGAACTGCATCGTCACCTCCCCATCTTTCTGATCGTCAGGTCGAGCGCCGTGACCACCCGCGCGAGCCGGTCGTAATCGACCTTGTCCGGCGTATCACCCACATGGTGATAATAGGGGTAACGGAATGGCGCGGTGTCGGTGACCATCAGGGCGGGAAAGCCTTCGGCCGAAAAGGCCCAGTGATCCGACCAGTCGATACCCTGGACGAAGCCTGGCGCGGTCCCGCCTACACTCGGGAAGCGCGCGACTTCCCGGAACGACCGGACCGTTCGACGCACGAAGCCACGCGCGTCAGTCGTTCCGACGAACGCGACGAAGTTGCCGGTCTGCGGATAGAGCATGCCGAGCGGCCAGGGATAATGCTGGCTGCCCGGCCGGTCGCTGTAATAGCCGAGCGTTTCGAGGCTGATCATGCCGAATACAGGCTCGCCGCTGCGTTTCAGTTGCGCCGCATAGACGACGCTGCCCATCAGGGGAGTCTTGAACCGGGGCGGCTCCTCGTTGACGAACAGTACCAGCCTGATGCGTAGCGCCGCCTTGCCGCGCAGATCGGCAAGACTCCGCGCCAGTTCGATCACGGCGGCGGTGCCGCTGCCATTGTCGTTCGCGCCCGGCGCGTCGAACGCGCTGTCATAATGGGCGCCGACCACCAGGGTCGGCGCATCGGGCGTGGCGGGATCGATCGCCACCTCGATATTGCGCACCCGCTCCCCGCCCGCGCTGAAGCTCTGGCGGCGCACGGCATAGCCCATGCCGGCAAGCGCGCCCTCGATATGCCGCGCCGCGCGCTCGAGTTCGATCGGATGCTCGACATTGTGCGGCACGCCGGCGATGGCGGTCACGTGCCCGCGCAGCCTTGCCGCGAGTTGAGCTTCGGCAGGAGCAAGCGGCGGAAGCGGGCCGGCATAGGAGGTGCCCGGCACCGCCGTCAGCCAGAGAAGGGCGAGAACGGGGAGAAGGAAAATCGCGGTGACGATCGCGAGCGAGATCAGCCGGGTCCGCCAGATGCCTGTGTCGTCCATCATCGGCTCCCCTCCCGCTATTGCACGGCTAACAGGCACTCCGCCTAATGCCAAACGGCCGTCTGTTCGCGCCACGTCATCGCCTTTTTCTGGCGTCAGAAGCGGTTGTCACACCCGGAACTCACATCGTGGAAATCTTAATGCGGTTCATGGCCAGATACAAAACGCTGGCGATGGCGACAGGCGCGACCTTGTTGTCGCTGCTTCTCACCGCGTCATCGCCACCACCGCCACAGACCGTCACCGCAGCGAGTTTCGTCCGCTCCCCGCCGCTGGTTCTCGCCACGCGGGAAACAGGCAAGCCGAAGCCGCTGGTCGTCCTTGTCGAGACGAACCCATGGCTCATGGTAACAGGATCGGATTCACCCAGCTTCGCGCTCTATGATGATGGCCAGGCAATTTACCTGACCGACGGAGGATACAAAACCGTCAAGCTCGACGACACGGAACTGTCCAAACTGATCGACCGCCTCGACCTGGGCACCCTGGCCTGCCTGAACGAATCCTATGACCCGGCAACCGCGACCGACCAGCCGACGGAGACCCTCACGATCTTCAACGGTGACAGGCGCTCCTCCGTCTCGGTCTATGGCTCGATGAAATCCCCTTCCGTGCGGTCGAAGATTCCGGAGCCCTTTGTCTCAGCCTACGACATGCTCCGCGCTTTTCATCGCCCGGACGCACGGGACTGGCTACCCGACAAGATCGAGGTGATGGTCTGGCCCTATGAATACGCGCCCGGCACATCGATCATCTGGCCAAAGAACTGGCCAGCCCTGGATGACGCCAGCACCGTGAAGCGAGGCGATTCCTACAGTATCTTCGTGCCTGCGGCTGACTATCCCGCGCTGACCCGCTTCCTTGGCAGTCGGCAGAAAAAGGGCGCAGTCGAGATCGGTGGCAAAAAATGGGCCGTCTCCACCCGCTTCCCGTTCTCCGGAGAAAGGGACTGGATGACACGCCCGACGAACGATGGTGCGGCGTCAGCTTGCCCGAACCCTCACCGATAAGTATCCAACGCCCGCCCTCTTGCAACGAGTGGCGACCTTCAAAGAGACTAATGGCATGTTCGATTTCCAGCCAACGCTATCCGGCCAGTTGCTCGATCTGCGCCCGCAGGTGCCGGAAGACTGGGACGCGCTGTTCGCGGTGGCGTCCGACCCGGCGATCTGGGCGATGCACCCGATGCGCGAGCGCTATCGCGAGCCGGTGTTCCGTAAGTTCTTCGAGGAGGCGCTGGCCGATCGCGGCGGGCTGGTCGCGCGCGACCGCGCCGACAACCGTGTCTTCGGCTTCTCGCGCTATTCGGAACTGTTCACGAACCCCGGCGAAGTGGAGATCGGCTGGACCTTCCTCGCCTGCGACCGCTGGGGCGGCGGCTGGAACCGCGAGATGAAGCGCCTGATGCTGACTCATGCGTTCGCCTCCTATGACAGCGTCATCTTCCGCATCGGCGACGAGAATTTCCGGTCGCGCAAGGCGGTCGAGAAAATCGGCGGCGTGCTGACCGACCGGGTTCAGGAGCACCAGGTCGGCGATGCGGTGATCCGCCACGTGACCTATGCGATTGCCAGGCGGGATTTCACGGACGGGCCGCTCGCCTGAATCTGTCCCCCTCCCTGACAGGGAGGAGAGATGGCGAAGGCAGCAACCACCCGTCATAATGGACCACCAGCCCGATCAGCGGCAGCGCGATGGGCACGTCGAAGCGGAAGCGATCGCCCTCCTGCCACTCCCGCGCGTCGCTCCGGGGGGCGAGCGCCAGCGGCAGGGGAATGTCCAGGCAGGTCCAGCGCCGAATCACCATCCGCAAGCCCTGCCCGTCGGACGGCAGATCGAAATGGAAACGCAGCGGCCCGAACCGCTCGACCAGCCGTCCGCCCTGCTGGCTCAGCCGGCTGGTGAAAGCTTGACGGCCAAAGGAACGCGTCCAGGTTTCCACTCCATCGCGCTCGGCAAACCCGACATGCAGCCTATGCGTGCCCGCCGGCGGAAAGCCCATGATCCGTGCGACGATCCGCGCCAGCAGGCCAGTGCCGCGCTCCACCCGCGCTTCGCCGGAAGCACCGCCATCGCGGCAAACCCGATGCATCGCGCGGACAGCAACCGGCAACGCGTCGAACGCCGGTCCCATCACGCGCCGGTAGAGCGGGTCCAGCAGGCCCACCTCGACCGTTTCGTGCCGCACCGCCAGCGTGGCGAACAACGGCCCGAACTCGGCCAGTTCAAGCAACCGCCCGGCGTCCCGCGCCCCCGCCGGCAACCGGCCCGCCAGCACCGCCTCCGCCAGCAGCACTGCCGCCAAGGTCGGCGTCTCCGGCCCGTCGCCGCGTTCGGCGATCAACGTCCAGCGACGCTCGATGAAACCCTCCGCCCCATCGCCCGCCAGCCGCACCGACATGGCCGACCGATCGCTGGTCAGCGCCCGCGTCAGGCGTTGCAGCGGCAGCAGGACCGGCGCGAGCGGCGTGGCTGACAAGCCGAACCAGCGGATCGGCCAGCTCAGCAGCCACAGGCCGATCGTCTGCAGCGCAATCTCGGTGCCCGCGCGGAACATCACCGCCGGGCGGCCCGGCAGCATATCGGGCATCAGGTCGAGATCGGGCACCTCGGCCAGCGCAACCCAGCCGCCGCGCACCTCCGGCACGCCAGCCACCGCGAAGGTCTCCCGCCGCAATTGTTGCCAGCCCCATCCGCGCGTCCAGCGGCGATGGCGCCAGAGCCGCACCGGCCTGCCGACATAGGAAAGGATCGCGGCGGCGACCGACGGCCCGGCGGTCGCGCGGTTGGACGCGCTGATCGCCACCTCGACTTGCGTGACCCGTTCCATCCCCCTGGCGAGGTGCCGCGCGACCGCGCCCGACAGCGCCGGCACGCTCGAAGCCCCGGAGACGATCGCCACGCCTGCCTCGACCGCCGCAGCGTCGAGCGCGCCGATCCCGGTCACGAAATCGCGCGCATCGGCCAGGTCGAGATAGGGCACCCCCGCCCGCGCACAGGCAAGCGGCACATGATAGCCGCTGTTCTGGAACGGCCCGGCCGCGTCGATCAGCAGGTCGGGGCGCTGCTCGACAAGCAACCGGTCGAGATCGCCGTCGCGGTCGGCGACCACCGGCTCCGTGCCGCCAAGCCTCGCACAAAAGGCACGCGCCTTCTCCGCATTGCGACCGGCGACGAGGATATGATAGCCACGCCCCGCGAGCCGGCGCGTCAGCCGCGCACCGAACCCCCCATAGCCCCCCAGGATCAGGATCCGGCTCATCCCGGAATTTCCTGTGTCAGGAGAGATGCATGGCATCCGATATCTACTGGATCGCCCACCCCTTTGCTCAACGGATCGCGATCGCGGCACGACCGCGTGCGGACGACTGGATCGAGGACGAGATCGATCACTGGCACCGCGCCGGGGTTCGGCTCGTCGTCAGCCTGCTCGAACCCGACGAAGTGACCGAGCTCGGCCTTCAGCGGGAGCCCGACCTGTGCATCGCGCGCGGCATCGACTTCAGCGCCTTTCCGATTCCGGATCGCTGCGTACCCGACAGCGGTGAAGCGCTGACATTCCTGCGGCAGGTCAGCGAAACGCGAAAGCCGGTCATCCTGCATTGCCGCGCCGGCATCGGCCGGTCGTCGCTGATGGCGGCCTCGCTGCTGGCGCTGGAGGGCATGGATGCGGACCGAGCCTTCGCTCTGATCAAGTCGGCACGCGGCGTCGCGGTGCCCGACACGGAGGACCAGCGCCAATGGGTGATCGATTTGCGGAGCCGTCTGGCACGCGAATGACAGGTGCTCCCGGCACAGGGTGAAGCCTGCCGTGCGGTCGCTGCCACCTGGCGCGAGATCGGGTATCGAGCTCACAGCACGCGCCGCGCCTGCTCCGCGGTCGGTAGCCAGCATGTCGCGCGTCGCCCGAACAGCCGGTAGCGATTGCGCGCGATCAACCGGTAGACCGGATCGCGCAGGAAC
This window encodes:
- a CDS encoding GNAT family N-acetyltransferase, translated to MFDFQPTLSGQLLDLRPQVPEDWDALFAVASDPAIWAMHPMRERYREPVFRKFFEEALADRGGLVARDRADNRVFGFSRYSELFTNPGEVEIGWTFLACDRWGGGWNREMKRLMLTHAFASYDSVIFRIGDENFRSRKAVEKIGGVLTDRVQEHQVGDAVIRHVTYAIARRDFTDGPLA
- a CDS encoding nuclear transport factor 2 family protein translates to MQFPVLALLLAAMPLSAATPPAGDSAGLVAFADAFDRAQLAKDGAALERMVADDLVFIDGSGKRLDKKAFIEGWTAPGDRFEPIVLHDRTVVMLGPDAGVVGAETTLRGVSGGDAFVSHFRFADTFRRTGRRWQAAHIQVTRMP
- a CDS encoding dual specificity protein phosphatase family protein; translation: MASDIYWIAHPFAQRIAIAARPRADDWIEDEIDHWHRAGVRLVVSLLEPDEVTELGLQREPDLCIARGIDFSAFPIPDRCVPDSGEALTFLRQVSETRKPVILHCRAGIGRSSLMAASLLALEGMDADRAFALIKSARGVAVPDTEDQRQWVIDLRSRLARE
- a CDS encoding DUF4166 domain-containing protein → MSRILILGGYGGFGARLTRRLAGRGYHILVAGRNAEKARAFCARLGGTEPVVADRDGDLDRLLVEQRPDLLIDAAGPFQNSGYHVPLACARAGVPYLDLADARDFVTGIGALDAAAVEAGVAIVSGASSVPALSGAVARHLARGMERVTQVEVAISASNRATAGPSVAAAILSYVGRPVRLWRHRRWTRGWGWQQLRRETFAVAGVPEVRGGWVALAEVPDLDLMPDMLPGRPAVMFRAGTEIALQTIGLWLLSWPIRWFGLSATPLAPVLLPLQRLTRALTSDRSAMSVRLAGDGAEGFIERRWTLIAERGDGPETPTLAAVLLAEAVLAGRLPAGARDAGRLLELAEFGPLFATLAVRHETVEVGLLDPLYRRVMGPAFDALPVAVRAMHRVCRDGGASGEARVERGTGLLARIVARIMGFPPAGTHRLHVGFAERDGVETWTRSFGRQAFTSRLSQQGGRLVERFGPLRFHFDLPSDGQGLRMVIRRWTCLDIPLPLALAPRSDAREWQEGDRFRFDVPIALPLIGLVVHYDGWLLPSPSLLPVREGDRFRRAARP
- a CDS encoding M28 family peptidase, whose product is MDDTGIWRTRLISLAIVTAIFLLPVLALLWLTAVPGTSYAGPLPPLAPAEAQLAARLRGHVTAIAGVPHNVEHPIELERAARHIEGALAGMGYAVRRQSFSAGGERVRNIEVAIDPATPDAPTLVVGAHYDSAFDAPGANDNGSGTAAVIELARSLADLRGKAALRIRLVLFVNEEPPRFKTPLMGSVVYAAQLKRSGEPVFGMISLETLGYYSDRPGSQHYPWPLGMLYPQTGNFVAFVGTTDARGFVRRTVRSFREVARFPSVGGTAPGFVQGIDWSDHWAFSAEGFPALMVTDTAPFRYPYYHHVGDTPDKVDYDRLARVVTALDLTIRKMGR